The Thermoanaerobaculia bacterium region TCGGCTTCCCTAGTCGTCGCGGCGGCGGCCGCCACGTACCAGCAGGCCGATGACGAACCCGACACCGGCCGCGATGAGGATCGACTTGCCCGGATTCTCGCGCACGTAGACGTTGACGTTGTCGGTCACCTGCGCGGCGTCGTGACGCACGCGCTGGTAGCCGGCGCGCACGCCCTCGGCCGCCGCGTCGTACTTCTCGCGCGCCGCCGAGCCGAGACGCTGGGCGCGTCGCCGGACCTCGCGCTGCGCCCGGCGGGCATTGCGCTCGAGATCCTCGGCCGCGCCTTCGAAGCGATCGCGCGCCTCGTCGATGCCATCGTCGATCACGTCCCGAGTGCCTTCGACGGCGTCGGAGAGCACCTGTCGCGCACGATCCACAACTTTGTTGTCGGCCATCTCTTCCTCCTCGCGAGCCCACCGTGTCTGCCGAGGCGCGTCGACCCGGGCCCGGGTTCCGTCCGCATGATAACCCCTCCGGAGCCCGCGGCCAATCGAGGAAAACCGCGGGTCGCGGGA contains the following coding sequences:
- a CDS encoding DUF883 family protein; protein product: MADNKVVDRARQVLSDAVEGTRDVIDDGIDEARDRFEGAAEDLERNARRAQREVRRRAQRLGSAAREKYDAAAEGVRAGYQRVRHDAAQVTDNVNVYVRENPGKSILIAAGVGFVIGLLVRGGRRRDD